A genomic segment from Pseudomonas mendocina encodes:
- a CDS encoding SRPBCC family protein: protein MAYNNDNAQAFRSDYRAAIHPRYNPWLHAVFVLAYGLSCIGWLWSTLEAVAPWQWLLVPATLVFFNWGEYQVHKCLGHSKTRFGKLFYKRHTGDHHSFFVETLMPYETARDWRVILFPAWLIVLFSLPTFAAWWLLSQLDGNAAALFAGSMLLGYMTYEVVHACEHLPVEHPVSRLPWIRQMRRLHALHHRRELMHSRNFGIVHPLMDWLHGTLHWEPEPTHRQNRQRHRIRIALPAERVLDYAAAPIHWPEWHPSSLRIYGRDGVLLAGECFEEDIHAGGRAGHLCWDVLDYQPAQRWQASAQGEHGLHLLLTYECVAVEGGCEFVRTLEYGFDNWLMRLANRLFMHRRVERESQASMRALQKVLARG, encoded by the coding sequence TGGCCTACAACAACGATAACGCCCAGGCTTTTCGCAGTGATTACCGAGCTGCCATCCATCCTCGGTACAACCCCTGGCTGCACGCCGTGTTCGTGCTGGCTTACGGGCTATCTTGCATCGGCTGGCTGTGGAGCACATTGGAGGCCGTGGCGCCTTGGCAATGGTTGCTGGTGCCGGCCACGCTGGTGTTCTTCAACTGGGGCGAGTATCAGGTGCACAAGTGTCTCGGCCACAGCAAGACGCGTTTCGGCAAACTCTTCTATAAACGCCACACCGGCGATCACCACAGCTTCTTTGTCGAGACGCTGATGCCCTATGAAACGGCGCGTGACTGGCGGGTGATCCTGTTTCCGGCCTGGCTTATCGTACTGTTCAGCCTGCCTACGTTCGCCGCCTGGTGGCTGCTGTCCCAACTCGACGGTAATGCCGCCGCGCTGTTCGCCGGCAGCATGCTGCTGGGTTACATGACGTACGAAGTGGTGCATGCCTGCGAGCATCTGCCGGTCGAGCATCCGGTTTCGCGCTTGCCGTGGATTCGCCAGATGCGCCGCCTGCATGCGCTGCATCACCGCCGCGAGCTGATGCATTCACGCAACTTCGGCATCGTCCATCCGCTGATGGACTGGTTGCATGGCACCCTGCACTGGGAGCCTGAGCCGACTCACCGGCAGAACCGCCAGCGGCACCGTATTCGTATCGCCCTGCCGGCCGAGCGGGTACTGGACTACGCTGCGGCGCCGATCCACTGGCCCGAATGGCATCCCTCGTCATTACGTATCTACGGGCGCGACGGTGTGCTGCTTGCAGGGGAATGTTTCGAGGAAGACATACATGCCGGCGGCCGCGCCGGGCATCTGTGCTGGGACGTGCTCGACTATCAGCCGGCCCAGCGTTGGCAGGCCAGTGCCCAGGGCGAGCATGGCCTGCACCTGCTGCTTACCTACGAGTGCGTGGCAGTCGAGGGTGGTTGCGAGTTCGTGCGCACCCTCGAGTACGGCTTCGACAACTGGCTGATGCGCCTGGCCAACCGCTTGTTCATGCACAGGCGCGTCGAGCGCGAGTCGCAAGCCTCGATGCGGGCACTGCAGAAGGTACTGGCGCGTGGTTAG